The Mycolicibacterium smegmatis genome has a window encoding:
- the ureB gene encoding urease subunit beta, with translation MNLTPTELERLTVFTAAEMARRNLREGVLLSHPEAVALLTDEVMLAARKNLAYDEVVDMAANLLQAKDCEPGVPDLVRMVMIDAPFPDGTKLVALIDPITRAEDDIRPGEIIVGDQPVELFPGVERITLTVVNRGDRDIQVRSQSHFYETNPALEFDRRAAWGYKLDIASGGGVRFEPGIPVQVSLVPMGGERVIQGFSGLVNGPLDGADQLAEQKGA, from the coding sequence GTGAACCTCACGCCCACCGAACTCGAACGCCTCACGGTGTTCACCGCCGCCGAGATGGCGCGACGCAATCTGCGCGAGGGGGTTCTGCTGAGCCATCCCGAGGCCGTCGCGCTGCTCACCGACGAGGTCATGCTGGCCGCGCGCAAGAACCTGGCGTACGACGAGGTGGTCGACATGGCCGCGAACCTGCTGCAGGCCAAGGACTGTGAGCCCGGTGTGCCCGACCTGGTGCGCATGGTGATGATCGACGCCCCGTTCCCCGACGGCACCAAGCTCGTCGCGCTGATCGACCCGATCACCCGGGCCGAGGACGACATCCGGCCGGGGGAGATCATCGTCGGTGACCAACCCGTCGAGCTGTTCCCTGGCGTCGAGCGCATCACGCTCACCGTGGTCAACCGCGGTGACCGGGACATCCAGGTGCGCAGTCAATCCCATTTCTACGAGACCAACCCCGCGCTGGAGTTCGACCGTCGCGCGGCATGGGGGTACAAGCTCGACATCGCCTCGGGCGGCGGTGTCCGGTTCGAACCCGGCATCCCGGTCCAGGTCAGCCTTGTCCCGATGGGCGGTGAGCGCGTGATCCAGGGCTTCTCCGGGCTGGTCAACGGCCCGCTCGACGGTGCCGACCAACTCGCCGAGCAGAAAGGCGCCTGA